The following are encoded together in the Simkaniaceae bacterium genome:
- a CDS encoding methylated-DNA--[protein]-cysteine S-methyltransferase: MDISLETGWSDSLRSIEQELNQYFQGTLSHFKTPLIFCGTRFQECVWKALQEIPIGTTRSYLEMAKAIEHPKAARAVARANSTNQLAIIVPCHRVIQSNGDPGGYAANPKRKKWLLDHERAQKVAKSS; this comes from the coding sequence ATGGACATCTCATTAGAAACGGGATGGTCGGATTCTTTAAGGTCTATTGAGCAAGAACTCAATCAATATTTTCAAGGAACACTCTCGCACTTTAAAACACCGCTCATCTTCTGTGGAACCCGATTTCAAGAGTGCGTGTGGAAGGCTCTACAAGAGATTCCCATTGGAACAACGCGCTCTTATTTAGAAATGGCAAAAGCCATTGAACATCCTAAAGCTGCCAGAGCCGTTGCACGCGCTAATAGTACAAACCAACTTGCGATTATTGTGCCATGTCATCGCGTGATTCAATCTAACGGCGATCCGGGAGGTTATGCCGCTAATCCAAAACGCAAGAAGTGGCTTCTCGATCATGAACGGGCCCAAAAAGTTGCAAAATCGAGTTAA